In the genome of Leptotrichia sp. HSP-536, the window ATAGAAATGGGATTTAGAAAAGACTTTTTATGGGGCGGAGCTACTGCTGCAAATCAGCTTGAAGGAGCTTATAATGAGGATGGAAGAGGACTTGCAAATGTAGATTTGTCGCCAGTTGGGGAAGATAGGCTTGCTGTGATTACTGGTGAGCGAAAAATGCTGGAATTTGACGATGAGCATTTTTATCCTGCTAAAGGGGCGATTGATTTTTATCATAGATACAAGGAAGATATTGCATTATTTGCAGAAATGGGATTTAAGACTTATAGAATGTCGATAGCATGGACTCGTATTTTCCCAAATGGAGATGAAGAAACTCCGAATGAAAAAGGGCTTGAATTTTATGAAAATGTATTTAAGGAATGTAGAAAATATGGCATTGAGCCATTGGTTACAATAACGCACTTTGATTTTCCTATTCACTTAATCAAGGAATATGGAGGATGGAGAAACAGAAAAGTTATTGATTTTTATAAAAGATTGTGTACTGTAATTTTCACTAGATATAAAGGACTTGTAAAATACTGGCTTACATTTAATGAAATTAATATTTTATTACACGCACCATTTATGGGAGCAGGAATTGTTTTTGAAGAAGGAGAAAATAAAAATCAGGTTTTGTATACTGCGGCACACAATGAATTAGTGGCAAGTGCTTGGGCTACAAAAATTGGGCATGAAATTGATTCTGAAAACAAAATTGGATGTATGCTTGCGGCTGGGAAATTTTATGCACTTACTTCAAAGCCTGAAGATGTATGGACTGCACTTGAAAAAGACAGAGAAAATTATTTTTTCATAGATGTACAGGCTCGTGGATCTTATCCTGCCTATGCTAAAAAATTCTTTGAAAGAGAAAATATAAATATTGGAATCACAAAGGAAGATGAGCAAATTTTGAGAGAAAATCCAGTTGATTTCGTAAGTTTTTCATATTATACGACTCGTTGTATCTCTGCTGAAGCTGATAGACTTGGAGAAGGGAATTTGCTAAAAACAATGAGAAATCCGTATATTGAAGTGACAGACTGGGGATGGGGACTAGATCCGTTAGGATTTAGAACGACAATAAACGAAATTTATGACAGATACCAAAAACCGTTGTTTGTTGTGGAAAATGGGCTTGGAGCTGTGGATGTTCCAGATGTGGATGGATATGTGGAAGATGACTACAGAATTGATTATTTAAGAGATCATATAAAGGCAATGAAGGAAGCGGTTGAACTGGATGGAGCGGAGCTGCTTGGATATACGACTTGGGGGCCTATTGACTTGGTAAGTGCGGGAACTGGAGAAATGAAAAAACGTTACGGATTTATTTATGTGGATAGAGATAATTATGGAAATGGAACATTGAAGAGAAGCAAGAAAAAATCATTTGACTGGTATAAAAAGGTTATTGCAAGTAATGGGGAAGATTTGGATTAGTATTTGAAATTATTTATTGCAAAAATTAGTAAAAAAATAAGGTTGTATTTTAAAATTTAGGAATTTGGAATGGAGAGATTAATTATGAAAATAAATCATGTGGCAATTTATGTAAAAGATTTGGAAAAAACTAAGGAATTTTTTATTAAGTATTTAGGTGCGAAATCAAATAATATTTATCATAAAAAAATATAATGTTTGTATTTGTTGCGTTTTTTTTTTTTTTTTTTGATACAATTAAATTAGATAACATATATATTTATTTTAATTTAAGGAGGAATTTTTATGAAAAAATCTGTGAGTTTAAAATTAATTGTTTTTAGTTTTCTTTTAGTTGCTGGTAGTGTTGCTTATTCAGCACCAGTCATTGGTCCAGGAACTGCTACTGGTAGTACAGTAGCAGGAGTTGATAATGAAGCTACTGAAAGCTATAGTTCTGCTTTTGGAAATCAAAATAAAGCTAGTGGAGTGAGTAGTTCTGCTTTTGGATTTCGAAATAAAGCTAGTGGAGTGAATAGTTCTGCTTTTGGTTTTGATAATAAAGCTACTAAAAACTATAGTTCTGCTTTTGGAAATCAAAATAAAGCTAGTGAAGTGAATAGTTCTGCTTTTGGTTTTAATAATGCAGGCACTGGAGTGAGTAGTTCTGCTTTTGGTTTTAGTAATACAGCCGCTGGAATGAATAGTTCTGCTTTTGGTTTTAATAATACAGCCACTGGAATAAATAGTTCTGCTATTGGATATCAAAATGAAACCAGTGGAGTGATTAGTTCTGCTTTTGGATTTCGAAATAAAGCTAGTGGTAAAAATAGTTATGCTATTGGATATCAAAATGAAGCTACTGAAAGCTATAGTTCTGCTTTTGGAACTCAAAATAAAGCTAGTGGTAAAAATAGTTCTGCTTTTGGAATTGTTAATACAGCTAGTGGTATTAATAGTTCTACTGTTGGAACTGTTAATACAGCTAGTGGTAAAAATAGTTCTGCTTTTGGAAGTCAATATAAAGTCACTGGTGAAGCTTCTGGTGCTTTTGGTGTTGGAAAAGCTAATTGGAATAATACAACACAAGTATTTGATTATGACTATGTAAATGAAGGTAAAAATTCATATATGTTTGGTAATTATAATAAAATAGCTGCTGGTACTCAAAATAACTTTATCTTAGGTAATAATGTTTCTATTGGTAGTGGTATTAATAATTCGGTTGGTTTAGGAAATGGCTCTACTGTTTCTTCTTCTAATGAAGTTTCTGTTGGTTCTGCAACTCTAAAAAGAAAAATAACTAATGTTGCTGATGGAGAAGTTTCTGCTACTTCTACTGACGCTGTTACTGGTAAGCAATTATACAATGGAGATGGAATTAATACTGCTGCTTGGAAAACTAAACTAGGTATTGGTTCTGGTGGTAGTGGAATAGCTAACTCTGCTACTGGTATTGGAAGTACAGGACTTGGTATTGATAACACTGTTACTGGTGATTATTCTACTACTGTCGGTTATAAAAATAAAGTTACTGGTAATCATTCTGGTGCTTTTGGAGACCCTAATGTTGTTACTGGTAATGGTTCTTATGCCTTTGGTAATGATAACAATATAGCTGGTGATAATAACTTTGTTTTAGGTAATAATGTTAATATTGGAGCTGGTATCAAAAATTCAGTAGCTCTTGGTAATAATTCTGTTGTTTCATCTTCTAATGAAGTATCTGTTGGTAGTAAAGGTAAAGAAAGAAAAATAACTAATGTAGCTGATGGGGAAGTTTCTGCTACTTCTACTGATGCTGTTACTGGTAGACAATTATATAAAGTTATGCAAAATTCAGGTACAACAGGTATAGAAAATTTAAGAAATGAAGTTAATGAAAAGATTGATAATGTTAAAGATGAAGTTAATCATGTCGGTTCATTAAGTGCTGCTCTTGCTGGCTTGCATCCTATGCAATATGACCCTAAGGCTCCTGCACAAGTTATGGCTGCATTAGGACACTATAAAAATAAACAAGCTGTTGCTGTTGGAGCAAGTTATTATTTCAATGATAGATTTATGATGAGTGCTGGTGTTGCTCTTGGTAGTGAAAAAAGAGTAAAGAGTATGGCTAATGTTGGTTTCACTGTAAAACTTGGTAAGGGTAGTGGAGTTACTTATGAGGAAGCTCCTCAATACACTATTCTAGATGAAGTTAAGAGATTGACTGTTGAAAATAATAAACAAGCTAAAGAAAATCAGGAATTAAAAGAAAGAGTTAAAAATCTTGAAGAAAAATTAGAAATGTTGTTAAAAAATAAATAATTTTATATTCTTTAGATAGATTGTATAATAAAATGCAACAAATTTATATTAATTTGCAGCAGTTCTTTTTTTTATTATTTATAATAAGAAAGAAAGTAAATTTATGCTATAATGATAATAAATAAAAATTAATTTATAGGAGGATTTTATGTATATAGAACACATAGCAATGTATGTAAATGATTTAGAAAAAACGAGAGAATTTTATGAAAAATATTTTGAAGCAAGGGCAAATGATAAATATCATAATAAAAATACTGGATTACAGACTTATTTCTTAAGTTTTCCAGACAGTGAAGTAAGGCTTGAAATAATGTCACGTCCTGAACTTACGGAAAGAAAGGATAAAATAATGAATGAAGGCTTTATCCATCTTGCTTTTAGCGTTGGAAACAAAGAGAATGTTGATAAATTGACAAAAAGACTTGTAAATGATGGATTTAGATGTTTAAGCGGTCCTAGAACGACTGGAGATGGGTATTATGAGAGCGTTATAGAGGATTGTGAAGGGAATTTGATTGAAATAACGGAATAGCATTAATTTTATACTTCAACAGGCAGGCGATAGATTAGTATTAAATTTTAACAATACCTAGAAAGAAGTTTCCTACTTTTACAAGTGGGAATAGTTCACTAAATATAATAGATATAATAAAACAAATAAGAAAAAATATTTTTATCCGTATTTGAAGCATAAAAAGACGAAAAAAATACTTCAGTCTTAATTGATTGGGGTATTTTTTTTAGATATAATTATGAAAAAAGAATTTGGGAAATAAAAGGGAAGTGTGTTAAAATGAGGATAGAAATAGAGATAGTTGGGAAGGGCGAATGAAATGACTGAAAAAGAAAAAATGTTAGCAGGAATGATTTATGATGCGAATTACGATGATGAACTTTTGAAGGAAAGGACGATAGCGAAGGATTTGTGTTTTGAGTATAATTATTTGATAAAACCCTCAGAAGTTGAAAAACAGAATGAAATTTTAAAAAAATTATTTGGAAAAACGAAAGAAAATTTTACGGTAACAGCGCCATGGTATAATATCGAACTTGGAGAAAATTTTTACAGTAATCATAATGTTGTGATTCTGGATGGAGCAAAGGTAACATTTGGAGATAATGTATTTATTGCACCGAATTGCGGATTTTATACAGCGGGACATCCTTTGGACAGTGAGCGGAGAAATGCTGGTCTTGAGTATGCGAAGCCAATAACTGTTGGGAATAATGTGTGGTTTGGAGCTGGAGTTCATGTGATGCCAGGAGTTACAATTGGAAATGATGTTGTAATTGCGGCGGGAAGCGTTGTTACGAAGGATATTTCAGATGGAGTTGTAGCAGCTGGTGTTCCATGTAAAGTTGTAAAAAAGATAACAGAATAGAAGATTTGCTAAATAAAAATTTTGATTGCTTAATTTTATGGGCTTTTACAAATGATAAAACAGCAGAATAAGGAGGTAAAAAGATTTTAAGTGATATTTAAAATTAAAAAAAATAAATGCTACGAAAGATTTGCCCTTATTAGCAAGTTTAGCGATGGCAGTGCCGATATTAATAGGACTATTGTCAAATAATCTAAAATTAGGCATGACGGCTTCATTAGTGGCGATTATGGTTGTATATTTTCCATTGGAAGGTTCGTTTTCTGAAAAAATATTAATGCTAATAAGCTGTTCATTTGGATTTATATCAGTATACACGATAGGATTGATTTTTAGCTTTAATAGAATAATTTCGGTTATAGTATTTGGAATCACGGTAGGAATTATTCATTGGACAGTTTCACACTTTAAATTAAAACCGCCAAAAGATTTCTTTTTTGTAATGTTATGTTCAACTGCTATTTCAATCCCACATCAAACAATACCTAAAATTGCAGAAAATATAGGTTACTTAACTTTTGGAACGTTGTCAACTTGTCTGATAGTCTTTTTATACTGTTTAATTGTTAGAAAAAAATCCAGTTTGAATAAAACTGTGGATATTCCTCATGTTCCATTAGAAATACGAAAGAATGTTATAGAGTCGATTATATTTGGAGTATTTTTAAGCATAGCCTAGGAGCAGGATACTGTCTGAACTTTGCAAATCCATAATGGGTGGCAGTTGCCTGTGTTGCGGTAATGCAAGGAAGTTCGACTCAGCACATTTTTCAAAGAAGTATTCAAAGAATTATAGGAACACTGATAGGAGTTATTTTTTGCTGGGGAATACTTTTATTAATAAATAATCCGTGGGAGATATGCGTCCTCATAATAATATTTCAATTTATCGTAGAATATTTAGTTCCTAGAAATTATGGAATAGCAATGATTTTTATAACTCCACTTACAATTTTTTTATCAGAAGCAGGTACACTATTCACAAAAAGCCCTTCTTTGTTTGTCGAAGGAAGACTCTTTAATACAATAGCAGGTTCTTTAATAGGAATTATAGGTGGATATGTTGTGTATCATGAAAAGTTTAGAGAATGATTTAACTTGTGTTCGTTATTTAATAAAAAAGATAGAGTAAAAAATATAGGGGCAGTCATTAAATACCACAACAAATCTTTTTTGACTGCTTTTTTTAAAATATTTTACTTTGTGATATTTCTTTCAAAACTTCCCTAATCGGACATTCTCCTCCTCTCAAATATAGCATATTTGTGCTTTTTCCTGTTTCATTAACAATTTCTGGCAAGCATTCCATCTCTATTACCTTTTCTAGTGAACTCGTTCTTTTGCCGCTAAAGTACAGTTCATACGCCTTTTCCCTGTTTTTTCCATAGTTTGCAAAGAAAGTGTGGTATAACGCTCTTGCCTTCATCTTTCTTCTTGAAAATGCTTTGCTTTTGGCCTACTTGATAGAAATCTTGAGCATTCGTGGGATACAAGGGCTTCCGTCCTTGAGCCTATGTAGTCCTCCTTGGTGTATATTCTTCTTATCTTCTCATACTGGTTAAGCAGCATCTTCGTCTGGTCTTTTCTTCTCTGACTTACATTCTCCTTTTCCTTGAAATTTTCATAAAAGTTTTCAAGTTCTTTAAAATCGTCTCCCTTTAGCCATCTGTAAAGATTTTTTGATATTTCCTTGTCCCTTTTAGAAATTTCATCTATGGCTTTTACTAAATGGAACTTGTCATAGATGTGTATTGGCTTGTAAATTCCAAGCTCTCTTACAAAGCTGTCTATCCATATTCCTCCATCAGAGTTCACAATTAGTTTCTTTTTGTCCATATTGTATCTTTTTTCAAGATAGTTAAGTACATACTCCGACACTTATCAAGCGATACGGGCAGGAAACATTATTGTGTGCTTGTCAATGAGTTTATTCCTGTCTCTGCAGATTTCCTCAATTCCACGATGTATTACAGCCATCCTCATGTATGTATTTTTACTTCTTCTACACTTCATATGATCTTCATCAATCTCCATATATACTGGTGAATTATCATCTCTTTCAAATCTTTCAATATCAAGTTTCGGCATTTGAAAAGAATTGACAAGATTATACACGGTAGTCCTTGAAACACCGTAAGTTTTTGCAAGAAATGAAGCTGTAGTATGCTGATATTCAAAAAGTATAGTAAAAATCAGCTCCTCAGAAAGCCGTCTATACCGCTTAAGTCCAATTTTTTCATCAATGTAATAGTGAGAATGCCTGTTTTTTTGTTTACATATTTTCGACGTTCAAAAGTTACATCTCCGAAGGCAGTAGTAACAGTTCTTTTAACAAATCCTTTGCTTTTAAACTTATCTTTTCTTTCATTGGAATGAAAGAAGTAATCATCAGCTCTTTTGACATAAACTCTAAATAGCATTTCAAAAGCTTTTGTGACAAACAGCTTAAACTGCTGCTCAAACGGAAGTCTGAAAGAAAAAATATTTTTAAGAAAAGTCTTTACAAGTGAAGAAAAATTTGATATTCTAATCATAGAGGGAACCACCTTTCAATAGGATTTGGCGATTATATTGTAACTGGTTTCCTCTTTTTTGTTAATTTGAAATTTAATTAAATTTATTTGCCCCTATATTTTTTACTCTGTCAATAAAAAAATAAGATTTGAATAATTAAAATAAGTATGGTATAATAAATTAAATAAGAAGAAATATTCTTATCCACATTTGAATTGTAAAAAGGCGAAAAAAATACTCTTATCTTAATTGATAGGGGTATTTTTTTATGTTATAATAGCGTGAGGTTTCGCCGCCTCACAATTTAAAATGTGGAAGGGAGGTGCCAAGTTATGATTAACAGGGACTTTCTAGTTTTTATTATTCCAGTTGTACTTTTGTATTTCTGGTTTAATAAGACTAAATAGAAGCTGTTAATTCCTCCTTGAATATTTCAGCCTCACAGGTTAGTACCTGTGGGGTTTTTATATAATTAAGGGAAAAAGTTGGGAAATAGAGATAGTATGTGGTAAAATTATGATAGAAATAATAATGTTAAAAAAGATTATTGGGAGGGAGTGTAAAAGATGAAAAATTCGAAAGAATTAGAAAAAATATTATTTTCAATGGATGGAAAAAGTTATTCGGCGTATAAGTCGCTTAAAGGGGAATATAAATTTGAAAAGTATATTCTTGCGATTGATCATGTGCAGTCGGATCCTTATGCTCCGCCGTCAAAAATGAGAGTTATAATGGATAGGAAAATTTGCGGAATTCCTTATGAGCTGACGGATACGAAAGATAAGAATATTGCAGTTTCGGATTTTCTTACGAGAAATTTTTACAGGGAAATTCAGAAAAGTAGGAATGACAGTATAGGAACTGGGGGAAGTGGAAGAATTTTTATTGATAGATGTGGACAGGAAATTCTGGAAAGAACTTCTGTTCTCATAAAGGGAGATAAAGTTGAAGTGAGGTTTGAAATGGGGATGCCTGCGAGAGGCAGACGGATAATGGGAAAAGCTGCACAGAAAATTATTTTTGAGCAGCTGCCTAAAATTGTAGAAAAATCCATTATTTATGAGAATTTGAATAAAATGGCACTAAAGGAACAGGTTATTTTAGTGCTGGATCAGGAATATATAAGAAAAATACTGAAGGAAAGGGGGCTTGTTGCGTTTGTGGCTAATGGCTCTGTGCTTCCACGTGAAAGTGGGATTTCGGACAGACCTATGAAAAATGCAGTTAAGTTTAAAAGTCCAGAAAAATTTGAGATTACATTAAAACTTCCAAGTGGGAAAGAAATAAGCGGAATGGGTATTCCAAAAGGAATTACGCTAATTGTGGGTGGAGGTTATCACGGAAAATCCACGTTGCTTGCAGCACTTGAAAGAGGGGTTTACAATCACATTGCTCAAGATGGGCGTGAATTTATAATTTCTGAATTGGATGCGGTAAAAATACGTGCGGAAGATGGAAGAAATGTGGAAAAGGTTAATATAAGCGGATTTATCAATAACTTGCCACAAAATAAGGATACAAGGGCTTTTTCTACTGAAAATGCGAGCGGAAGCACATCGCAGGCGGCAAATGTGGCAGAAGCCTTGGAATATGGGACTTCTTTACTTCTAATAGATGAGGATACTTCGGCTACTAATTTTATGATTCGTGATGGAAGAATGCAAAAACTTGTGGCAAAGGAAAAAGAACCGATAACACCGTTTATTGACAGGGTAAAGGAACTTTATGACAATTTTGGAGTTTCTACGATATTGATTGTCGGTGGCTCTGGAGATTATTTTGATGTGGCAAATCATGTTATAATGATGGATGAATATGTACCAAAAGATGTAACGGAAAAGGCGAAGGAAATTGTAAAATTAGATGAAAACAAGCGAGAATTTTCTCCAAATGATAAATTTCAAGAAGTTACACAGCGTATTCCGCTCAAAAAAAGTTTTTCACAATTTGGAAAACTGGATAAAACAAAAG includes:
- a CDS encoding ABC-ATPase domain-containing protein → MKNSKELEKILFSMDGKSYSAYKSLKGEYKFEKYILAIDHVQSDPYAPPSKMRVIMDRKICGIPYELTDTKDKNIAVSDFLTRNFYREIQKSRNDSIGTGGSGRIFIDRCGQEILERTSVLIKGDKVEVRFEMGMPARGRRIMGKAAQKIIFEQLPKIVEKSIIYENLNKMALKEQVILVLDQEYIRKILKERGLVAFVANGSVLPRESGISDRPMKNAVKFKSPEKFEITLKLPSGKEISGMGIPKGITLIVGGGYHGKSTLLAALERGVYNHIAQDGREFIISELDAVKIRAEDGRNVEKVNISGFINNLPQNKDTRAFSTENASGSTSQAANVAEALEYGTSLLLIDEDTSATNFMIRDGRMQKLVAKEKEPITPFIDRVKELYDNFGVSTILIVGGSGDYFDVANHVIMMDEYVPKDVTEKAKEIVKLDENKREFSPNDKFQEVTQRIPLKKSFSQFGKLDKTKAKGKYSILYGKELIDISGLEQLVDDSQTNCIAVMIDYFKNKVLDEKLTLSQAADRIYEKIEKDGLDSISSYTGHPGNLALPRKQEFCAAVNRYRKLKIK
- a CDS encoding YadA-like family protein, translated to MKKSVSLKLIVFSFLLVAGSVAYSAPVIGPGTATGSTVAGVDNEATESYSSAFGNQNKASGVSSSAFGFRNKASGVNSSAFGFDNKATKNYSSAFGNQNKASEVNSSAFGFNNAGTGVSSSAFGFSNTAAGMNSSAFGFNNTATGINSSAIGYQNETSGVISSAFGFRNKASGKNSYAIGYQNEATESYSSAFGTQNKASGKNSSAFGIVNTASGINSSTVGTVNTASGKNSSAFGSQYKVTGEASGAFGVGKANWNNTTQVFDYDYVNEGKNSYMFGNYNKIAAGTQNNFILGNNVSIGSGINNSVGLGNGSTVSSSNEVSVGSATLKRKITNVADGEVSATSTDAVTGKQLYNGDGINTAAWKTKLGIGSGGSGIANSATGIGSTGLGIDNTVTGDYSTTVGYKNKVTGNHSGAFGDPNVVTGNGSYAFGNDNNIAGDNNFVLGNNVNIGAGIKNSVALGNNSVVSSSNEVSVGSKGKERKITNVADGEVSATSTDAVTGRQLYKVMQNSGTTGIENLRNEVNEKIDNVKDEVNHVGSLSAALAGLHPMQYDPKAPAQVMAALGHYKNKQAVAVGASYYFNDRFMMSAGVALGSEKRVKSMANVGFTVKLGKGSGVTYEEAPQYTILDEVKRLTVENNKQAKENQELKERVKNLEEKLEMLLKNK
- a CDS encoding VOC family protein, whose product is MYIEHIAMYVNDLEKTREFYEKYFEARANDKYHNKNTGLQTYFLSFPDSEVRLEIMSRPELTERKDKIMNEGFIHLAFSVGNKENVDKLTKRLVNDGFRCLSGPRTTGDGYYESVIEDCEGNLIEITE
- a CDS encoding 6-phospho-beta-glucosidase, which codes for MGFRKDFLWGGATAANQLEGAYNEDGRGLANVDLSPVGEDRLAVITGERKMLEFDDEHFYPAKGAIDFYHRYKEDIALFAEMGFKTYRMSIAWTRIFPNGDEETPNEKGLEFYENVFKECRKYGIEPLVTITHFDFPIHLIKEYGGWRNRKVIDFYKRLCTVIFTRYKGLVKYWLTFNEINILLHAPFMGAGIVFEEGENKNQVLYTAAHNELVASAWATKIGHEIDSENKIGCMLAAGKFYALTSKPEDVWTALEKDRENYFFIDVQARGSYPAYAKKFFERENINIGITKEDEQILRENPVDFVSFSYYTTRCISAEADRLGEGNLLKTMRNPYIEVTDWGWGLDPLGFRTTINEIYDRYQKPLFVVENGLGAVDVPDVDGYVEDDYRIDYLRDHIKAMKEAVELDGAELLGYTTWGPIDLVSAGTGEMKKRYGFIYVDRDNYGNGTLKRSKKKSFDWYKKVIASNGEDLD
- a CDS encoding FUSC family protein; its protein translation is MAVACVAVMQGSSTQHIFQRSIQRIIGTLIGVIFCWGILLLINNPWEICVLIIIFQFIVEYLVPRNYGIAMIFITPLTIFLSEAGTLFTKSPSLFVEGRLFNTIAGSLIGIIGGYVVYHEKFRE
- a CDS encoding sugar O-acetyltransferase, with protein sequence MTEKEKMLAGMIYDANYDDELLKERTIAKDLCFEYNYLIKPSEVEKQNEILKKLFGKTKENFTVTAPWYNIELGENFYSNHNVVILDGAKVTFGDNVFIAPNCGFYTAGHPLDSERRNAGLEYAKPITVGNNVWFGAGVHVMPGVTIGNDVVIAAGSVVTKDISDGVVAAGVPCKVVKKITE